Genomic segment of Cyanobacterium stanieri LEGE 03274:
CAACCAACCACATCCCATTCCATTTCTATGTAATCTTCTTGGGGGCGGATATTAACATTGATGGAGGGATTGTTTGGCTCAAAACTAGGATTTTCCGTTAAATGGGGTTGCTCATGTTGAGTTTCTACGGCATGATAAGTATTGCAACGGTCAACATAGTAACAGTTTATACAGATACACATAGGCTTTTTCTCCGACTGTCTCTATTTGCTAATGTAGCTTAATTTTGATAAGGTTGGTTTTTATTATTAATGTTTATTGCTGATTTTTTAACACAGGTATTGCCCTTTGATTTAGGTTTATTGCCCCCCGATGCTTTTTTGGTGGGGGGGGTGGTGAGAGACACTTTGTTGCACAGGAGAAGGGATTATATTGATTTAGATTTTGTTTTGCCTAAAAATGCGGTTAAGACGGCTAAATTTATTGCCAATAAATATGGGGCTGGGTTTGTGGTTTTAGATGCCCAACGGGAGATTGCTAGGGTGGTTTTTCCTTCTATTACTGTAGATTTTGCTCGGCAGGAGGGAGATTCTTTAATTGATGATTTATATCGTCGTGATTTTTGTCTAAATGCGATCGCCCTTAACCTTTATACTAAAGAAATAGTAGATCCCTTAGAAGGTCAAAAAGACATAGAAAAGGGTATCATCAGAATGGTATCAGAAAAAAACCTCACCGATGACCCCCTCAGAATTTTAAGGGCTTATCGTCAAGCCTGCCAATTAGGATTTAAAATTGCCTCCGAAACCCGTCAGACTTTACAACAACTAGCCCCCCTTCTCCAACAAGTGGCCGCCGAAAGGGTAAAAACCGAATTAGATTATCTTTTACAATCTCACCATGGTTGTTATTGGTTACAACAAGCCTATGAGGATAATATACTATCCTATTGGTTAGAAAATATTAGCCCAGAAAGTATTATTAATTTATCAAAAATAGATCAAACTTTAACTAATCTTCAGCAAAAATATTCTTTATTTAAACAACTATCCCCTGATTTTATAGCCCTAGCTAAATTGTCTTGTTTAGTGATAGATAATTCTACACTAGCCCAAGAAGAATTAATCCATTTAAAATGTTCTAAAAATGAAATTAAAGCCATAACAACTATTATTAAATATTTACCATGTCTATTAGACTTTAACTCAAAAACTACCCTGAGGGAACAATATTTTTTCTTTCTTAATGTGGGAAACATTTTCCCATTAATTGCCATCAGGGCAATATCTTGTAATCCTAATAATAAATTATTAATATATCAATTAATAGATAATTTTTTTGATCAAAATAATCCTATTGCCCATCCTAAATCATTAATAACAGGACATGATTTAGTAAAGGAAATTAATTTAAAACCAAGTCCTTTAATCAAAGAATTATTAACCGAAATACAGGTTGCTTATATAGAAAATAAGATTAGTGATAAACAAGAGGCTCTTAATTTTGCTCGACAATATTGTTTAAATAACCATTAATAAATTATTCATAAATAATTATAAAACTGTAATCTAATATTTGTTACGTGAATCAAAACTAAAACAATTTTAAAGAAAATAATAAGTAAAATATAAAAATTATTCATTTATTTGTCTAAATACTTTTGATTATTATGGTAATTCATTCAGACAATAAAAAACAGGTCTTTAAGAGATTAATTAATAACATGAAACTCTCTTAAATAAAGATCTCAATGGAGAAATAAAAATATTATCTTCCTTGCTATTATGCTTCTGAAACAAGATAATAAAACTCTTATGAGCCAAAAATAATATATATACTATGAGCGTTAAAATAAAATTTTAATATTGATTTTGATAGAGAAAATCAAGGACAATATAACTAGATAAAAATTTATAAAAAAATAAAAGATATGGAAAAATTAACCAAGCTAAAAAAGCTACCCATTAAAACCATTTGGTATGATACCTTAACCATTTTTTGGGGTGAGTGGTTAGATTTACGGGCAAGAATGGCTCAAATTGCCTCCACGGGTTTAATTTCACCGTTAATATATGTGTTAGCCTTCGGTTTAGGGTTAGGTAATACTATTGATAGGGTTAGCACCCCTGCCGTGGGAGATAGTTATTTAGAATTTATTTTACCCGGGATGGTGGCGCTATCCTCCATGACGATTAGCTTTGGGGGTACTACTTTTTCCATATGTGGCGATCGCCTTTTTAGCAAAACCTTTGACGAACTGTTATTATTACCAGTACATCCCCTTGCCCTGCACCTAGGAAAAGTATTAGCAGGAATTGTCAGAGGATTAATGACGGCATTTTCAGTAATTGTAGTGGCAATCCTGTTTACAGGGAAAGTATTTAGTTTTATCA
This window contains:
- a CDS encoding Ycf34 family protein: MCICINCYYVDRCNTYHAVETQHEQPHLTENPSFEPNNPSINVNIRPQEDYIEMEWDVVGCDSFSEEKNKWAKLRPGEAIPT
- a CDS encoding CCA tRNA nucleotidyltransferase, whose amino-acid sequence is MFIADFLTQVLPFDLGLLPPDAFLVGGVVRDTLLHRRRDYIDLDFVLPKNAVKTAKFIANKYGAGFVVLDAQREIARVVFPSITVDFARQEGDSLIDDLYRRDFCLNAIALNLYTKEIVDPLEGQKDIEKGIIRMVSEKNLTDDPLRILRAYRQACQLGFKIASETRQTLQQLAPLLQQVAAERVKTELDYLLQSHHGCYWLQQAYEDNILSYWLENISPESIINLSKIDQTLTNLQQKYSLFKQLSPDFIALAKLSCLVIDNSTLAQEELIHLKCSKNEIKAITTIIKYLPCLLDFNSKTTLREQYFFFLNVGNIFPLIAIRAISCNPNNKLLIYQLIDNFFDQNNPIAHPKSLITGHDLVKEINLKPSPLIKELLTEIQVAYIENKISDKQEALNFARQYCLNNH
- a CDS encoding ABC transporter permease encodes the protein MEKLTKLKKLPIKTIWYDTLTIFWGEWLDLRARMAQIASTGLISPLIYVLAFGLGLGNTIDRVSTPAVGDSYLEFILPGMVALSSMTISFGGTTFSICGDRLFSKTFDELLLLPVHPLALHLGKVLAGIVRGLMTAFSVIVVAILFTGKVFSFINPLFIVILILNCAVFAGIGVIIGLRVKSLESVGLYNNFLIVPMSFLGGTFFSPDSLPFFLKVIVYILPLTYTTTALRAAAYQPINLFPWYSIPVLLLMAIALSFVGAYQFSHQQE